From a single Pleurodeles waltl isolate 20211129_DDA chromosome 10, aPleWal1.hap1.20221129, whole genome shotgun sequence genomic region:
- the LOC138262327 gene encoding olfactory receptor 1C1-like — MKSINHTTEFILLGLSDHLEHQKILFVLFLFIYIITLLADVTIITLIKIDHELDSPMFFFLSHFSFVDICVLTITVPKLLVNLMSDRKRISFSACITQLYFFIHIENMEFFLLASMAYDRYVAICHPLHYTSKVNKRVCLQLVASSWVITAVHALLHTLMTSQLSFCGSNQIHHFFCDVPPLLKLSCSSTSINELVIFIEGGIMLLGPFLFIVASYVGIISAILKIKSMKGRSKAFSTCSSHFTLVALFYSSIAFMYFRPSINFALEYDRVVSVVYSIFIPVANPFIYSLRNKDIKRALQKVVGFRRFSCRM, encoded by the coding sequence ATGAAGAGTATAAACCACACCACAGAGTTCATTCTTTTGGGGCTCTCTGACCATCTCGAGCATCAGAAGATACTTTTTGTGTTGTTTCTGTTTATATACATCATAACATTGCTTGCAGATGTTACTATAATAACCCTGATAAAGATAGATCATGAATTGGATagcccaatgttttttttcctcagCCACTTCTCATTTGTTGACATCTGTGTTCTGACCATCACAGTTCCAAAACTCCTGGTCAATCTTATGTCTGATAGAAAACGTATATCCTTCTCTGCCTGTATTACACAGTTGTATTTCTTCATTCATATTGAAAATATGGAGTTTTTCCTCCTGGCATCGATGGCTTATGACCGGTATGTGGCCATTTGCCACCCTTTGCACTACACCTCAAAGGTAAACAAGAGAGTCTGTTTGCAGCTTGTGGCTTCTTCGTGGGTGATCACCGCTGTGCATGCATTATTGCACACACTTATGACTTCACAACTCTCTTTCTGTGGATCAAACCAAATACATCACTTTTTTTGTGATGTGCCTCCCTTACTTAAACTCTCCTGTTCCAGTACATCCATTAATGAGTTGGTTATATTTATAGAGGGAGGGATCATGCTGCTTGGCCCTTTTCTCTTCATTGTAGCATCTTATGTTGGCATCATCTCTGCCATCCTTAAGATCAAGTCAATGAAGGGGAGAAGCAAAGCTTTCTCCACTTGTTCATCACACTTCACTCTGGTGGCATTATTCTACAGCAGTATTGCCTTCATGTACTTCAGACCATCAATTAATTTTGCTCTGGAATATGATCGAGTTGTTAGCGTGGTTTATTCCATTTTTATCCCAGTGGCAAATCCTTTTATCTATAGCCTCAGAAACAAGGACATAAAAAGGGCTCTCCAAAAGGTGGTAGGGTTCAGGAGATTCTCCTGCAGAATGTGA